One window of the Babesia bovis T2Bo chromosome 2, whole genome shotgun sequence genome contains the following:
- a CDS encoding Ribosome-binding factor A family protein gives MNFVLSRQDKLPIGRNLDPDIIDGMNVMEVSLNNDCSHARLKICITGDSFQQRQGFSWLSKNNKLLRYRLAQILRHRKNVPTLSFESHNLIQQAEVLMKMNEHLMNRRRRLGLPDEDEPQNDIKETIDEHPKGQFLI, from the exons ATGAATTTTGTGCTTTCACGAC AAGATAAACTGCCAATCGGAAGAAATCTAGACCCAGACATTATAGATGGGATGAATGTCATGGAAGTATCATTGAATAATGACTGCTCCCATGCTAGATTGAAGATATGCATCACTGGAGATTCATTCCAGCAACGCCAG GGCTTCTCGTGGCTATCGAAGAACAACAAACTACTGAGGTACCGATTAGCACAGATACTGAGGCATAGGAAAAATGTCCCTACGCTATCCTTTGAAAGCCACAACTTGATACAGCAAGCCG AAGTACTAATGAAGATGAACGAACACTTGATGAATCGTAGGCGAAGGCTCGGGCTACCCGATGAAGATGAGCCACAGAATGATATAAAGGAAACCATTGATGAACACCCCAAAGGACAGTTCTTAATCTGA
- a CDS encoding putative integral membrane protein → MQFVRRFSSHSSSKIVPPKNAGVVFDSRVAPIRFSLPFKPWLFISLMGFSGAMCGNYFFSNFILRKNPPNPPRDPNERPPERHPHTPD, encoded by the exons ATGCAATTCGTTAGGAGGTTTTCGAGTCATTCGAGTTCCAAGATAGTACCG CCGAAAAATGCCGGTGTAGTCTTTGACAGCCGTGTGGCTCCGATACGTTTTTCGCTTCCTTTTAAGCCATGGCtttttatatcattaatgGGTTTTTCTGGAGCTATGTGTGGTAAttacttcttcagtaattTCATTTTGCGCAAGAATCCGCCAAAC CCTCCACGGGACCCTAACGAGCGACCACCTGAGCGTCATCCTCATACACCGGATGA
- a CDS encoding ribosomal protein S10/S20 family protein, which produces MADLAAKDIKSAGDRENVNRIHKIHVTLTSMNLKAIEKACKTMINGAKEKDLKVVGPVRMPVRTLKITTRKSPVGEGTNTWDKFEARLYKRVISLHSSSEVVTQITSFPLDPGVEVEVTI; this is translated from the exons atggcgGACCTTGCAGCAAAAGACATAAAAAGCGCTGGTGACCGTGAAAATGTCAATCGCATCCACAAAATTCACGTCACATTGACCTCTATGAATCTCAAAGCCATTGAAAAGg CTTGCAAGACTATGATCAATGGAGCCAAGGAAAAGGACCTTAAGGTCGTTGGCCCTGTGAGGATGCCCGTGAGGACTCTCAAGATTACCACTAGGAAGTCTCCCGTTGGTGAAG GAACTAACACTTGGGACAAGTTTGAGGCCCGTCTTTACAAGCGTGTCATTAGCTTGCACTCCTCTAGTGAGGTTGTTACTCAGATTACCTCTTTCCCCTTGGACCCTGGTGTTGAGGTTGAGGTCACCATTTAG
- a CDS encoding 50S ribosome-binding GTPase family protein, whose translation MSRIFALFYTIHFLLVLSSSFVLDSRKSCGFLGSHIHRHHLYDNLETVGSRDQLGTTENPPDDYYGLNSSDDHYGGANSVDSVGGTAELSGSDSAATSNKDAGSIMIPYSVNYPVHHEELRGVVADERHEKAKEKLEHLGFFSPLASETAHLNTRQRDISGPSDSHSLTMSTLEPESRIWECMKSSSLLQQIGTKQASVQELTLQSPSRMDYESIRDQWVIGRARIHWFPRYFGKSLGELSEYIKMCDVILDVRDARIPYVADSDFLLNVYNNMFTHKPKIIVFTHADLSSINGSDEWATYYRIKNFWEAQAFNRNIPDPNKKPVTPVIFVNARDGISCIVRLKKLIYKLCHRANQKRLRRGLAARPLRAIALGMPNVGKSALINRLLGRHKARSFNAAGVTRDIRLVRLHPDEYREAAHKIIDVIDTPGVLPANLYNMAFGPVGNKASRKRNRLLGSIYFKLPRTSVQGGHSKSGIDAIHTGLERNVWLIAAANQIVEGAYDNDQAAENLLEQALHVYRSKRSYVDLPRILKRIGIDYTPSILEMHPEDFSHECLQVASYKHHGGDLNAAASRILSDFRRGYYGRITLQLPPDTVSNRYSVPFNGIEEPKPSSTHANREYSQGLYEGW comes from the coding sequence ATGAGTAGGATATTTGCTTTGTTTTACACAATCCACTTTCTTTTGGTGTTGAGCAGCAGTTTCGTGTTGGACAGTAGGAAATCGTGCGGGTTTTTAGGCAGTCACATTCACCGTCATCATTTGTATGACAACCTGGAAACTGTTGGTTCACGTGACCAGCTGGGTACCACTGAAAATCCCCCGGATGATTATTATGGGCTAAATAGCTCGGATGATCACTATGGCGGAGCAAATAGCGTTGATTCGGTTGGTGGTACAGCTGAACTTTCGGGATCTGATAGCGCTGCCACATCAAACAAGGATGCGGGTAGCATTATGATCCCTTACTCTGTGAACTATCCAGTCCATCATGAGGAGCTTCGTGGTGTTGTTGCTGACGAACGCCATGAAAAGGCTAAAGAGAAATTGGAGCATTTAGGTTTCTTTTCACCTCTTGCCAGCGAAACTGCACATTTGAACACTAGGCAGCGTGACATATCGGGACCTTCCGACAGTCACTCTTTGACGATGTCAACTTTGGAGCCTGAGAGCCGCATATGGGAGTGTATGAAGTCATCTTCATTGTTACAGCAAATTGGTACTAAGCAGGCATCGGTTCAGGAATTGACATTACAATCTCCTAGCAGGATGGATTACGAGAGCATACGTGACCAGTGGGTTATAGGCAGGGCTCGCATTCATTGGTTTCCACGTTACTTTGGTAAGAGTCTGGGTGAGCTCTCTGAGTACATCAAGATGTGTGATGTTATTCTTGACGTTCGCGATGCGAGGATCCCTTATGTTGCGGATTCCGACTTTCTATTGAATGTCTATAACAACATGTTTACTCACAAGCCTAAGATAATCGTTTTTACTCATGCTGATTTAAGTTCTATCAATGGATCTGACGAATGGGCCACTTATTACCGCATTAAGAACTTTTGGGAAGCCCAGGCGTTCAATAGGAACATTCCTGATCCTAACAAGAAGCCGGTGACCCCTGTGATATTTGTCAATGCTCGTGACGGAATTTCGTGTATAGTTCGCTTAAAGAAGTTGATATACAAGTTATGCCACCGTGCAAATCAAAAACGCTTGCGTCGTGGTTTAGCTGCACGCCCACTGCGTGCAATTGCTTTGGGCATGCCCAATGTTGGCAAGAGTGCGCTTATTAACCGTCTTCTTGGTCGTCACAAAGCTCGTAGTTTCAATGCAGCGGGTGTAACTCGTGACATACGACTCGTCCGTCTACACCCTGATGAGTACAGGGAGGCAGCCCACAAGATTATAGATGTGATAGACACTCCTGGAGTGCTGCCTGCTAATTTGTATAACATGGCCTTTGGGCCAGTTGGTAACAAGGCCAGTCGTAAGCGGAATAGGTTACTGGgcagtatatattttaagCTACCGCGCACGAGTGTTCAGGGTGGCCACAGCAAAAGCGGTATTGATGCGATCCATACAGGTTTAGAGCGCAATGTATGGCTCATAGCTGCTGCTAACCAAATAGTTGAGGGTGCTTATGACAACGACCAGGCAGCGGAAAACTTGCTTGAGCAGGCTTTGCATGTATATAGGTCCAAGCGATCGTATGTAGATTTACCGCGTATATTGAAGCGTATTGGCATTGACTATACCCCTAGCATACTGGAGATGCATCCAGAGGATTTTAGCCACGAGTGCCTGCAGGTTGCTAGTTATAAACATCACGGTGGTGACCTCAATGCTGCAGCCAGCCGTATATTGTCTGACTTTAGGCGTGGTTACTATGGTCGCATAACTTTGCAACTACCCCCTGATACTGTGTCTAACCGTTATTCAGTACCATTCAACGGTATCGAGGAACCCAAACCAAGTTCTACTCACGCCAATCGTGAATACTCCCAAGGTTTATACGAGGGATGGTAA
- a CDS encoding putative integral membrane protein, translating to MGWFHGKHVYYMHSEVYLAFLSLVHLCCMILTGYGVFYHSRDLNELQTNMWAICILGITFLFNLCSTKCNNQFFRWFLPITILISLTCFFTLSVYHGIIVVFLVHLPVISFTLTGVPLVVLVGVCIVSVTLGLVFHMVLVASLYDDYHGYRSMTSITDNFTWFRPHTARAFTVVMLDTYILIIQIIVGVLSYYRFEKLGHLIGAYRSNPAIYLGSLESLRRLEEDFLPPDRTPESSIDASQRQLSKSLKSANSSDNSDSEGEMPWENSQVHTKRSSIEHIEPYHFQKSMQPGHSMLGADSNVDNQAHKSDTLSFDEIRKHYKPRPGGYVESLLKIASLDDTAPDQASLSSSSSVHIQIDNKETPTNVVNQPQAADHRASTTNGFSQPRRQKTRYIVQEPNEREKRSRFIETPSKRLFTAQQSKLIGSLISDDIVNRTHKFSKIDTLRQVSFSSYDTNNTDRFGLPMIPTTSKQWRESYDELRSMTKSLKSLQDTTVLNKILDDENARMRFYSFENPEHLQRPERGLRDSAVNPDHPMFILSPKSFHTSGCISQGTFNAPESSSVVHPVTASTTINTLISVLPEWCCRILLSSIRAINRHSHARELMKHYIWMQQPRSPATNSMGMFAHTRIEAWYVEWMHDFNVKFYTLTFTQTIAIFLLCVFSDLLVALRMYSTLESHAEVANFFSWLRIAILMLRYVIYPLLMCNSLWHMTNNSGKEHFSHYRLICLLCFFNIFLTFFDLWSCLGIFTTGYALHHSLHLASLITTTSLILFARLPTILCIYGVCILGYVLLLYLGSYKSGYSILEILTQMVVATGCMVFCVKPIEINRRNLFCLFTLPYLFYLEAMHS from the coding sequence ATGGGTTGGTTCCACGGTAAACATGTATACTACATGCACTCAGAAGTGTATCTTGCGTTTTTATCGCTGGTACACCTCTGCTGCATGATATTGACTGGCTATGGTGTATTTTACCACTCTAGGGACTTGAACGAGTTACAGACTAACATGTGGGCAATATGTATTTTGGGTATTACCTTTTTGTTTAACTTATGTTCGACTAAATGCAACAATCAATTCTTCCGCTGGTTTCTACCAATAACAATTCTTATCAGCTTAACTTGCTTCTTCACTCTATCGGTATACCACGGTATTATCGTGGTTTTCTTGGTTCATTTACCGGTAATATCCTTTACGTTGACCGGTGTGCCACTGGTTGTATTAGTGGGTGTATGCATCGtttctgtaacattggGTCTGGTATTCCATATGGTACTGGTAGCGTCGCTATATGATGATTACCATGGTTACCGCTCAATGACATCGATAACGGATAATTTTACCTGGTTCAGACCACACACGGCCCGTGCTTTCACCGTTGTAATGCTGGATACATACATTTTAATTATACAAATCATCGTCGGGGTTTTATCATACTATCGCTTTGAGAAGTTAGGACACTTGATAGGTGCCTACAGGAGTAATCCGGCAATATACCTAGGGTCCCTAGAATCACTTCGAAGATTAGAGGAGGACTTCTTACCTCCAGACCGTACTCCTGAATCTAGTATAGACGCTTCTCAAAGGCAGCTTTCAAAATCCCTCAAGAGCGCAAATTCATCTGATAACTCCGACTCTGAAGGTGAGATGCCATGGGAGAACTCGCAGGTGCATACTAAGCGATCGTCGATAGAGCATATTGAACCATATCACTTTCAGAAATCAATGCAACCCGGCCACAGTATGCTTGGTGCCGACTCAAATGTGGATAACCAGGCACACAAGTCCGATACTTTATCCTTCGATGAAATTAGGAAACACTATAAACCACGTCCGGGTGGCTATGTAGAATCCTTGCTTAAGATAGCAAGTCTCGATGATACAGCACCAGATCAAGCATCCTTGTCAAGTAGTTCGTCAGTCCACATCCAAATTGATAACAAGGAGACTCCCACCAACGTGGTAAATCAACCTCAGGCAGCGGACCACCGAGCGAGTACTACCAATGGGTTCTCACAACCACGACGCCAGAAGACCCGTTACATAGTACAAGAACCCAATGAAAGAGAAAAACGTAGTCGTTTCATAGAGACACCTAGTAAACGCCTTTTCACAGCGCAGCAGAGTAAACTGATTGGATCTTTGATATCTGATGACATTGTTAACAGAACACATAAATTCTCAAAAATCGACACTCTGCGCCAGGTTTCATTCTCATCGTATGATACTAACAATACCGACAGATTCGGACTGCCTATGATACCTACCACCAGCAAACAGTGGCGTGAGTCATACGACGAGCTGCGAAGCATGACCAAGAGCCTAAAGTCTTTACAGGACACAACAGTTTTAAATAAAATTCtggatgatgaaaacgCTAGGATGCGTTTTTATTCATTCGAGAACCCAGAACACCTCCAACGTCCAGAACGTGGATTACGGGATTCAGCGGTAAATCCCGATCACCCTATGTTCATATTAAGCCCCAAGAGCTTCCATACCTCAGGTTGCATCAGTCAGGGTACTTTCAACGCACCTGAATCTTCATCGGTTGTACACCCAGTAACGGCCAGTACCACTATCAACACGCTTATCAGTGTTTTGCCGGAGTGGTGCTGCCGTATATTATTATCCTCGATAAGGGCAATAAATCGCCATAGCCATGCACGGGAGTTGATGAAACATTATATTTGGATGCAACAGCCGCGCTCGCCAGCAACCAATAGCATGGGCATGTTTGCCCATACACGCATAGAGGCGTGGTATGTCGAATGGATGCACGACTTCAATGTCAAGTTCTACACGCTGACCTTCACGCAAACGATAGCTATATTTCTGCTATGTGTGTTCTCTGACTTGCTAGTGGCCCTGAGAATGTACAGTACTCTGGAAAGTCACGCAGAAGTGGCTAACTTCTTCTCATGGCTACGGATTGCTATACTCATGCTACGCTATGTCATATACCCATTGCTAATGTGCAATTCGCTGTGGCACATGACCAACAATTCGGGAAAGGAGCATTTTTCACACTACCGGCTGATATGCCTGCTGTGcttcttcaatatcttCCTCACATTCTTCGATCTATGGTCATGTCTGGGCATATTTACAACGGGGTACGCCTTGCATCACTCACTGCACTTGGCAAGTCTTATAACCACTACAAGCCTCATACTGTTCGCAAGGCTGCCCACTATATTGTGCATCTATGGCGTATGCATCCTGGGTTATGTACTGCTGCTGTATTTGGGATCGTACAAAAGTGGATATAGCATACTGGAGATACTTACACAGATGGTAGTAGCCACTGGATGTATGGTATTCTGCGTGAAACCCATTGAAATCAACAGGCGCAATCTATTCTGCCTGTTTACTCTACCATATCTCTTCTATCTGGAGGCTATGCATTCGTAG
- a CDS encoding Got1/Sft2-like family protein yields the protein MERNLRLGFALLCLGFITGSVSILLLFDRFFLNVSNVFVVSGLYCILGTRKFIAFFTSTSRIKGTIIYFLGILGVICGWSKIGFIFETYGVYLLFGAFLPNIISYIRVTPFNFVLDLPVIKTVVAYLQEKSSLPL from the coding sequence ATGGAGCGCAATTTGCGCCTAGGCTTCGCGCTTCTATGCCTGGGTTTTATCACTGGGTCTGTTAGTATCTTACTGCTTTTTGACAGATTTTTCCTCAATGTATCAAATGTGTTTGTGGTATCAGGTCTTTACTGTATACTAGGAACTCGCAAATTCATCGCATTCTTCACGAGTACCAGCAGGATCAAGGGGACGATTATATACTTCCTAGGCATACTTGGAGTCATCTGTGGATGGTCTAAAATAGGCTTCATCTTCGAAACTTACGGTGTATACTTGCTTTTTGGCGCTTTCCTACCGAATATTATATCGTACATCCGTGTTACACCGTTTAACTTTGTTTTGGACTTGCCTGTTATAAAAACTGTTGTGGCATATCTACAGGAGAAATCttcattgccactatgA
- a CDS encoding Inner membrane complex family protein has translation MQCCSRDTRLMDEECEIQEPQVRTIGTVADRSRAQEIGQNVERQWVAVTTYQPVDTVTKTIEIPVVKTVERVVPKPIIQERVIQVPREVTQVVEKVVEIPDVKFVEKIIEVPQIQYRNKLVPKVEVVEKIVEKPQIIEQWTERKVEVPQIKEVVRYKEIDETEEIIRYYPKGHGNIDWDKECEKAHIMIPNEVTERSSN, from the exons ATGCAGTGCTGCTCACGTGACACTCGTCTTATGGACGAAGAATGTGAGATACAGGAACCTCAGGTAAGGACCATTGGAACTGTTGCCGACAGGTCCCGCGCTCAGGAAATTGGCCAAAACGTCGAAAGGCAATGG GTTGCAGTCACTACCTACCAACCAGTGGACACTGTCACTAAGACTATCGAGATCCCCGTTGTTAAAACCGTGGAACGTGTTGTGCCAAAGCCTATCATCCAGGAACGTGTCATTCAAGTACCTCGCGAAGTTACTCAAGTTGTTGAGAAGGTTGTAGAAATTCCCGATGTCAAATTTGTAGAGAAGATCATTGAAGTGCCTCAAATCCAATACCGCAACAAATTGGTACCCAAGGTTGAGGTTGTTGAAAAGATTGTCGAAAAGCCACAAATCATTGAACAGTGGACCGAACGTAAGGTTGAAGTTCCTCAAATCAAGGAAGTCGTACGTTACAAGGAAATTGACGAAACTGAAGAAATCATTCGTTACTACCCCAAGGGACATGGTAACATCGACTGGGACAAGGAATGCGAAAAGGCTCACATCATGATCCCCAACGAGGTCACAGAGAGATCTTCAAACTAA
- a CDS encoding Temperature dependent protein affecting M2 dsRNA replication family protein: MRVRNFNIYLREQGLLRHANPNVLRGMRVGIDAVYFFRSLKGICDPVSEVGGSLPPTFVAIVEENVAQLERLGIQPLFVFEGMQSKSHLLLSAQLMTLSVAEGWLSYSRGDFPGAIGKFLQNSLIFSEDLIQVLIHLLHNMGKSAIRCPYLAAAQLSYFCAEGTVDAILGPPSLMLFGVPRCIISIDFPKSSFEWVELKEVFQRLEISHPQLVDVCLLAGTEHCLSFPSQNAFSFGHCVDMIKQGPIAKHLSQLPQREALNDYIDGYCLTKALVTYPLVLDKKGELRPLQKGAKIPMDYYKIVGTKIPQGIYHLLGQCLISPKIPLALATGEWIDDFSLTDTIELRELLQDTREYKCRALGLAVFKLDPAYQSRQIRFQGHVTFVKGHPPIKQNAVAVIPNTCSTRMLSQHGLTDLSGEISRQNKGTVDPEFILSWHLKMSTKMLKEVTPPMASEAISNMFGTESDAQKASRQDIYRANLWCIMLDNLGYFARMGGATAFGKVLANSGLGLTGILFIEMLKFGLFTGDEFEIPADAPISKEVISKYRGTMPQDVFDMISLISRVACLVPATVEPVHWRGEIDYNVANYMAHVKVIKRSFNYLVEGTIILMGGLIDGVDPPYMLESNCFLGIVLRWLLVHEYSGHEGQLDGDLVDLTRAKFPNMVDVKSDLEAFVQFWMKISVMLHSLEKYVHIEAIATFDRGTEMLRSVVEHFGISLPDLSQ, encoded by the coding sequence ATGAGGGTAAGGAActtcaatatatatctgCGAGAGCAGGGTTTATTACGTCATGCTAATCCTAATGTGTTGCGCGGTATGCGCGTTGGTATCGACGCGGTGTACTTTTTCAGGTCTTTGAAAGGTATATGTGATCCGGTGAGTGAGGTGGGTGGTAGTTTACCTCCTACTTTCGTAGCCATTGTTGAGGAGAATGTAGCGCAATTGGAGCGTTTAGGAATCCAGCCGCTCTTTGTATTTGAGGGTATGCAATCAAAGTCACATTTGCTTCTTTCAGCTCAGTTGATGACTTTAAGTGTAGCTGAAGGCTGGCTTTCGTATTCTCGTGGTGATTTTCCTGGTGCCATTGGGAAATTTCTACAAAACAGCTTGATATTCAGTGAAGACTTGATTCAGGTTCTTATACATTTATTGCATAATATGGGCAAGAGCGCTATACGTTGCCCCTATTTAGCTGCTGCACAGTTGAGTTATTTTTGTGCTGAGGGCACTGTTGACGCGATCTTAGGTCCGCCATCACTTATGTTGTTTGGTGTTCCTAGATGTATTATATCAATCGACTTTCCGAAAAGTTCTTTTGAGTGGGTCGAGTTGAAGGAGGTCTTTCAGCGTTTAGAGATATCTCATCCTCAGTTGGTTGATGTCTGTCTTTTAGCTGGTACTGAGCATTGTTTAAGTTTTCCATCACAGAATGCATTTTCCTTTGGTCACTGTGTTGACATGATCAAACAGGGTCCCATTGCGAAGCACTTATCTCAGTTACCCCAAAGGGAGGCATTAAATGACTACATTGATGGTTATTGTCTGACAAAGGCTTTGGTCACATATCCACTTGTTCTAGACAAGAAAGGTGAACTTCGTCCTTTGCAGAAGGGCGCGAAGATACCGATGGATTATTACAAGATCGTTGGTACAAAGATTCCTCAGGGCATATATCACCTATTGGGGCAATGTTTGATTAGTCCCAAGATACCGTTAGCTTTAGCTACTGGCGAATGGATTGATGACTTTAGTCTTACGGATACCATTGAATTGCGTGAATTGTTACAGGACACTCGTGAGTACAAGTGCAGAGCGCTTGGTTTAGCTGTTTTTAAGCTTGATCCAGCATATCAGTCTCGTCAAATTCGTTTTCAGGGTCATGTAACGTTTGTTAAGGGTCATCCTCCCATTAAGCAGAACGCTGTTGCTGTCATTCccaacacttgcagcacTCGTATGTTATCCCAACACGGTTTGACTGATTTATCTGGTGAAATATCTCGTCAGAACAAGGGCACCGTTGACCCTGAGTTTATTTTGTCATGGCACCTTAAGATGAGCACTAAGATGCTGAAGGAGGTGACTCCTCCAATGGCATCAGAGGCCATTTCGAACATGTTTGGCACAGAATCGGATGCTCAGAAGGCTTCTAGGCAGGATATATATCGTGCTAATTTATGGTGTATTATGCTTGATAACTTAGGTTACTTTGCTCGTATGGGCGGTGCCACTGCCTTTGGCAAGGTACTAGCAAACTCCGGCCTGGGATTAACTGGCATTTTGTTCATTGAGATGTTGAAGTTTGGTCTTTTTACGGGCGATGAGTTTGAGATACCTGCTGACGCCCCTATATCTAAGGAAGTGATAAGTAAATACCGAGGCACTATGCCTCAGGATGTGTTTGACATGATAAGTTTGATTTCCCGCGTTGCATGTTTGGTTCCTGCTACTGTTGAGCCCGTGCATTGGCGTGGTGAGATTGACTACAATGTGGCTAACTACATGGCCCATGTTAAGGTAATAAAACGTAGCTTCAACTATTTGGTTGAGGGTACTATTATCCTTATGGGTGGTTTGATTGACGGCGTTGACCCCCCTTATATGTTGGAGAGCAATTGCTTCTTGGGTATTGTCCTCAGGTGGCTTCTTGTCCACGAATACAGTGGCCATGAGGGTCAATTGGACGGTGACCTGGTAGATCTCACGCGTGCTAAGTTCCCCAACATGGTAGATGTGAAGTCTGACTTGGAGGCCTTTGTACAGTTTTGGATGAAGATATCCGTGATGCTACATTCCCTTGAGAAGTATGTGCACATAGAGGCCATAGCCACTTTTGACCGTGGCACTGAAATGTTACGTTCAGTAGTAGAGCACTTTGGCATTTCTTTACCGGATCTGTCTCAGTAA
- a CDS encoding putative N-terminal acetyltransferase A complex catalytic subunit NAA10, with the protein MLTIRRASMYDLIGTSDCNLVNVIENYQMKYYFYHLLSWPQLTNIAVSPSGYVCGYSMAKLEEDVENAGHLTAVGVLRSYRYMGIAKNVIKQTHNAMNAIYACTAVYLFVRVSNWAAFNMYKHKFGYVIDETVREYFHDKEDAYSMKHTFADSRANKGGSNRSSAERGKSSV; encoded by the exons ATGCTTACAATCCGTCGTGCTTCTATGTACGATTTGATCGGCACATCTGATTGTAATCTGGTTAATGTGATTGAGAACTATCAGATGAAGTATTACTTTTATCACTTGTTATCATGGCCTCAACTTACTAATATCGCAGTATCACCCAGTGGCTACGTCTGTGGCTATTCCATGGCTAAGCT TGAGGAGGACGTTGAAAACGCGGGTCATTTGACAGCTGTTGGCGTTCTACGTTCATATAGATACATGGGCATAGCAAAGAATGTTATTAAGCAGACAC ACAATGCTATGAACGCCATTTATGCTTGTACTGCGGTCTACCTTTTCGTACGTGTTTCTAACTGGGCGGCATTTAACATGTATAAGCACAAGTTTGGTTACGT CATTGATGAGACTGTGCGGGAATACTTCCACGACAAGGAAGACGCTTATTCCATGAAGCATACATTTGCAGATTCTAGAGCAAACAAGGGTGGAAGCAATCGTAGTTCAGCAGAGCGCGGGAAGAGCTCTGTATAG